In the Flavobacterium pallidum genome, one interval contains:
- a CDS encoding fibronectin type III domain-containing protein, with protein MKAKITLFSFLISLCFFSNVSAQCTNGTLLSSQTFTPILDYGQTVGFSTTPGQYSNVAILPNRIYEFYTSVSTDYVTITNADATTVLAHGTGHVFWTTQGTGNVRFYVHTNAACGTSTTTRTSYMGCYTYTDCATMPSDVMVSGITSNSALLTWTEPVPSPVDDYDLYFSTSPTPPQANTVPTQKVLNYYYTILSPLQASTTYYYSMRSNCGSTKSNWTTLKSFTTNAFQSCNGAVNGTGLYTFTPPLTGVSTATDTRSPGQFERIRVVNNTAYRFSTNLTTDYITITDETGATVLASGVNILNWNSGTINGIVRMYVHSNASCGATTPQGNTTKWVRATPSASTCVYPGLQLATNITSNSARIPWTAPSVNPPGSYDVYVSTTNIMPSASATPTGSTTALFFDVTGLQPGTQYYYWVRSNCGTSKSQWAWDSGISFTTNAATTCGNATYGMYPATTFVPSCTGAPQQIVADAKAGQYSEVTVGSNTQYTFSSSVATDFITLTNSTGGVISSGSTPLIWNSGPSSGTLRFFIHTDNACGEQNVSRIKSVACAVATSCGLPTNLTVSEISSGYARISWTAPEGSPGSYEVYRTLSSTTVPTATSTPSETSTTTSAMVNLTNGTNTWRYWVRSVCGSLKSEWVFGGSFANVVSLTCNNAKYGLFPKATFTPLCNGTLETVTTNAYASQYSNINVLPYKNYIFDSSTNDVITITNAAGTVVYAYGVAPLSWASESISGVVRYFNHTAGCGEEQYRRTKYITGTDAVTCNGPTALTVSNITSNSARISWTAPTYPPLGGYEVYYSTANIAPTAGTPATFGNATNVSLAYNLSAATTYYYWVRSNCNGTIKGSWISGGSFTTNAFSSCNGASYGLYPEAAYTPAGTGQAEPAFEAYAGQYSNFNALASRHYIFSTSVSTDYVTITNAAGTVVYASGSTPLTWLSGSNSGVLRYYVHTNASCGTQNTARTKYITATSASSCGGVVSGMTVSNLTSNSARISWTAPASPPSSGYDLYWSTSNAVPPAPIGNFTSSTYANVGDLASGTTYYYWVRTSCGTTKGPWTMLSFNTLQPLSCNGANQGINPEATFTPLEIMSPETITTTSYAGQYSNINILTKRDYTFTSSVATDFLTITNATGTTVYASGQTPLNWSSGTTSGVIRFYVHTDAACGSVASYRTKSITVVPPQILNAGDIVVIGAGADTGTIAQGGDEFSWMPLTNLRPGTQFYITDAGWNTSSNQFMCAGNTEDILFRYTVPAGGIPAGAVQTVSQLGTDANYEVISGTQCGSDFDGKLTFPNIGDQVVIFRSDAAIDANFPGTNFTAIYALTTATNNWASLTANTASISSNLRDNYSNLPPGLTNGLTAIAVGLGSGVQNEADNARYEGPTSGTRQFLLAQVGTLSNWKRYDNGAGAEFPDFTESNPVYGWTANGLANFTLEYCNPPSAIATSLSTYHSVRISWNAPLIAPANGYQVYYTTVAGVPSASIPVTNATTNTYYDIDGLTSGTTYRIWVRSVCGTNPPVGDWMDGGTYTPPAPGCVNGSLSPQNTFTPNCDGGSQVITASALAGEYSNVNIQSDRSYIFSTTRATDFITITNSTGTTVYAYGTTPLNWYSASRTGTIRYYIHKSDLCTNDFTIRTKMIACQTPGTCSPPHYLTSSDITSQTVKISWEQAPFPPSGGSQVYVSTSNTAPSINLPITTNTTAGNSLTINGLNSATVYYYWVRSICFDAGFNWVYGGSFTTKFPGCTNGSLYPQTTFTPSCIGRQTITTAAYAGEYTNVNVTETVYTFSSSNASDYITITNDDATQILAYGTTPLVWESGFEGTIRYYLHTGFACGMQAQNRARYIACGEAPPCAPPSNLGVVASSITSENLLLTWDSPNYVQLYTSTQNTPPSASEPFITAYDPTGTFLTGLTPATTYYFWIRSACDGNFSEWIAGPSFATIATVTPGCNGAKYGQYPQAAYAPQCTGTQELISDSSWAGEFTNVNVAGNKMYTFGSSVATDYITITNQNGTQLLAYGTTPVVWNSGSYSGIIRYHLNLDQNCGSETVTRSRFITCEAAPCFTTSEETITACDNYNWNGITYTASGDYTSQTTNEDTGCVNTATLHLTINSSTASSESVTACDAYEWHGTVYTETGDYTFENTNASGCANIETLNLRINHSTSSEETAEACSEYYWNGQSYSESGDYIFTTTNVSGCTHTATLHLTIHHGSEMTEEVTACDSYSIFGTTLTESGIYGFDTYNEWGCESTKIIYLTINHSTTSEESATACDSYQWHDTTYTESGDYSYEGTNVFGCKHVETLHLTINHNSTTWEDATACNYYVWHGVTYTETGNYTYGSTNASGCTNMANLHLQINHSTTTSEEAVACDSYNWHGTTYTASGDYTHTSTNASGCTNVSTLHLTINHSTSASEAATACDSYDWHGVNYTESGDYTFESTNASGCTNVSTLHLTINHSTTTWEDATACNSYVWHGVTFTETGNYTYAGTNSSGCTHIANLHLTINHSTTISETVTACGSYAWYGTTYTASGDYTHTGTNSSGCTETATLHLTVNHTPAPTASSQSFCSGSIANLTAAGTNIRWYGTASGGTALSTDTALEQGTYYATQTLNGCESPRTSVSVTIQVAMPSAPSPQTFLCGARRTNLSATGTTLRWYTTATGGTAMASADLLATGTYYVTQTIDGCQSSRRAVEVIINTIAPPTANDQTYCYNGTVANLMATGTDIRWYATATGGTALATTTTLTAGTYYASQKTGTCESPRIPINVTLSGPALPDAASPQTYNCGARRTSLTATGTGLKWYTTATGGTAMLSSTQLVAGSYYVSQTIDGCEGARKEVQVTITYPTPPTASTQVFCTAATVANLYATGTGIKWYATDTDTTPLASSTPLSSGTYYASQTNSMMCESTRTAVQVITGGAPMPDAPSPQSFVCGTKRPALTATGSSLLWYTVPTAGTALSSTAVLVTGTYYVSQTINGCESARRAVSVTITNPAAPSASAQTLCSGSTVANLTANGTGLKWYSTPTGGPALASTAQVTAGTYYVSQGSGICESDRTAVSVTINTIAMPDAPSPQVFSCNVKRPALTATGTSLLWYTVATGGTALSSTAQLATGTYYVSQTVDGCTSARRAVSVTVNATAPPSVSDQSLCQGRFVSDLTATGTALRWYAASSGGTPLAPSVQLTAATYYVTQTINGCESLRSASNVTLMPCAVRMPETAKDDTTSNDDITSAYHIRIFPNPTASVINIKSDGDFKVERVVILDSAGRVVLEQSGPDQVDVSRFARGVYILQAFSGEQRYQAKFIKE; from the coding sequence ATGAAGGCAAAAATTACGCTCTTTTCATTCCTAATTTCATTATGTTTTTTTTCTAATGTTTCTGCACAGTGTACTAATGGAACACTGTTGAGTTCGCAGACGTTTACGCCCATCCTGGATTATGGACAAACCGTCGGTTTCTCAACTACACCGGGGCAGTACAGCAATGTGGCCATCCTTCCAAACAGGATTTATGAGTTTTATACTTCTGTTTCGACAGATTATGTAACCATAACTAACGCAGATGCGACGACGGTCCTGGCACATGGCACTGGTCATGTTTTCTGGACAACACAAGGCACAGGAAACGTCCGTTTTTATGTGCATACCAACGCAGCTTGCGGGACCAGCACCACGACAAGGACGAGCTATATGGGTTGTTATACTTACACTGATTGCGCGACAATGCCTTCAGATGTCATGGTATCGGGTATCACGTCAAATTCTGCGCTCCTGACCTGGACCGAGCCGGTCCCGTCTCCTGTTGACGATTATGATTTGTATTTCAGTACCAGTCCTACGCCGCCACAGGCGAATACTGTTCCTACACAAAAAGTGTTGAATTATTACTACACGATTTTGTCTCCATTGCAGGCCAGTACCACTTATTATTACAGCATGCGTTCAAATTGCGGATCGACAAAGAGCAATTGGACTACTTTAAAAAGCTTCACCACCAATGCATTCCAAAGCTGTAATGGCGCGGTGAATGGTACGGGACTTTATACATTTACGCCACCGTTGACCGGTGTAAGTACTGCCACTGACACGCGTTCTCCGGGACAATTTGAGCGGATCAGGGTGGTAAATAATACCGCATATCGCTTTTCTACCAATCTTACTACAGATTATATCACGATTACCGATGAGACCGGCGCAACAGTATTGGCCTCAGGGGTAAATATCCTAAATTGGAACTCAGGTACCATAAACGGCATCGTCAGGATGTACGTGCATTCCAACGCGTCTTGCGGGGCTACAACGCCGCAGGGCAATACGACGAAATGGGTAAGGGCTACGCCTTCAGCGTCTACCTGCGTCTACCCGGGCTTACAATTAGCCACCAACATTACTTCCAATTCTGCGCGGATACCCTGGACAGCACCCAGTGTTAATCCCCCGGGTTCGTATGACGTATATGTCAGCACTACAAACATAATGCCGTCCGCTTCGGCGACACCTACCGGATCGACCACTGCCTTGTTTTTTGACGTGACGGGATTGCAGCCCGGTACGCAATATTATTATTGGGTAAGATCCAATTGTGGCACATCAAAAAGCCAATGGGCTTGGGATAGCGGAATAAGTTTCACTACTAATGCTGCAACAACCTGCGGGAACGCAACTTATGGCATGTATCCGGCAACCACATTCGTCCCTTCCTGTACAGGTGCACCACAGCAAATTGTGGCTGATGCGAAGGCCGGACAGTATTCTGAGGTGACGGTGGGAAGCAATACGCAATATACGTTTTCAAGTTCTGTAGCCACGGATTTTATCACACTCACAAATAGTACGGGAGGGGTAATATCAAGCGGATCCACACCACTGATATGGAATTCTGGACCTTCATCAGGAACCCTGAGATTTTTTATCCACACGGACAATGCCTGTGGTGAGCAGAATGTTTCAAGGATAAAATCGGTCGCCTGTGCGGTCGCAACGTCCTGCGGACTGCCAACGAACCTGACCGTATCCGAAATCAGCTCCGGTTATGCCAGAATATCATGGACTGCACCAGAAGGGTCCCCCGGATCTTACGAGGTTTACCGAACGTTGTCTTCAACAACCGTGCCTACGGCGACCAGTACGCCTAGCGAAACTTCCACAACCACAAGTGCCATGGTCAACCTTACCAATGGCACGAATACCTGGAGGTATTGGGTACGCTCCGTTTGTGGCTCATTAAAAAGCGAATGGGTTTTCGGTGGAAGTTTTGCCAATGTTGTTAGTTTAACGTGTAACAATGCAAAATACGGTTTATTCCCTAAGGCGACATTTACGCCGCTTTGCAACGGTACATTGGAAACAGTGACCACCAATGCTTACGCCAGCCAATATTCAAATATCAATGTGCTGCCGTATAAGAACTATATTTTCGATTCTTCCACAAACGATGTCATTACAATTACCAATGCTGCGGGCACTGTAGTATATGCCTATGGTGTTGCGCCATTGTCGTGGGCCTCTGAGTCTATCTCAGGAGTGGTTAGGTATTTTAACCACACTGCAGGTTGCGGGGAGGAACAGTATCGAAGGACCAAATATATTACGGGTACAGATGCGGTAACCTGTAATGGCCCGACTGCGTTGACTGTTTCAAACATCACATCAAATTCTGCACGAATTTCATGGACAGCACCAACTTATCCGCCATTAGGAGGCTACGAAGTCTATTATAGCACTGCGAATATAGCACCCACTGCGGGTACTCCGGCTACATTTGGCAACGCGACCAATGTCAGTCTTGCTTATAATCTTAGCGCTGCTACAACCTATTACTACTGGGTTCGCTCGAACTGCAACGGTACGATAAAAGGTTCCTGGATTTCGGGAGGCAGTTTTACGACAAATGCTTTCTCAAGCTGTAATGGCGCGAGTTACGGATTGTATCCCGAAGCGGCTTACACGCCAGCAGGAACAGGACAAGCCGAGCCAGCTTTTGAAGCCTATGCCGGACAGTATTCGAATTTCAATGCGCTAGCATCAAGGCATTATATTTTTTCCACTTCGGTTTCGACGGATTACGTGACCATTACCAATGCGGCCGGAACTGTAGTTTATGCTTCGGGGTCCACACCATTGACGTGGCTTTCGGGCAGTAACTCTGGCGTTTTAAGATATTATGTACATACGAATGCGTCTTGTGGCACACAGAATACGGCCAGGACAAAATACATTACCGCTACTTCAGCGAGTTCCTGCGGAGGAGTGGTATCAGGAATGACTGTATCGAATCTCACTTCAAATTCGGCAAGGATATCATGGACAGCTCCCGCTTCACCACCGTCATCAGGGTATGATTTGTATTGGTCGACGAGCAATGCGGTTCCACCGGCACCAATCGGGAATTTTACTTCCTCTACTTATGCCAATGTTGGGGACCTGGCGAGTGGTACTACGTATTATTATTGGGTACGTACCAGTTGTGGTACGACAAAAGGACCGTGGACAATGTTGTCTTTCAATACCTTACAGCCTTTAAGTTGTAATGGCGCGAATCAGGGCATCAATCCGGAGGCAACCTTTACACCTTTGGAAATCATGTCTCCTGAAACGATTACTACTACGAGTTATGCAGGCCAATACAGCAACATCAACATCCTGACTAAAAGGGATTATACTTTTACCAGTTCTGTAGCGACAGACTTTCTGACGATTACCAATGCAACCGGGACAACGGTCTATGCATCCGGACAAACGCCGTTAAACTGGTCTTCGGGCACGACTTCAGGTGTAATACGATTTTACGTTCATACTGATGCTGCCTGCGGTTCCGTCGCGAGCTACAGGACCAAATCCATTACAGTAGTTCCGCCGCAAATCCTCAATGCCGGAGATATTGTTGTCATCGGGGCTGGCGCAGATACAGGTACCATTGCTCAGGGTGGTGATGAATTCAGTTGGATGCCGCTCACGAACCTTCGCCCCGGAACGCAGTTTTACATTACCGATGCCGGATGGAATACCTCCTCGAACCAGTTCATGTGTGCGGGCAATACGGAGGACATCCTGTTCCGCTACACTGTTCCGGCTGGAGGAATCCCTGCGGGTGCAGTACAGACAGTATCCCAGCTTGGCACCGATGCGAATTATGAAGTGATTTCTGGCACACAATGCGGAAGCGATTTTGACGGCAAACTGACTTTCCCGAACATAGGTGACCAGGTGGTGATTTTCAGGTCTGATGCTGCCATCGATGCCAATTTCCCAGGTACGAATTTCACGGCAATTTACGCATTGACCACCGCAACGAACAATTGGGCTTCGCTCACAGCAAATACGGCATCCATATCTTCAAACTTAAGGGACAACTACAGCAACCTGCCTCCGGGATTAACTAACGGGCTTACTGCAATCGCGGTAGGATTAGGGTCAGGTGTGCAGAACGAAGCCGATAACGCACGTTACGAAGGGCCTACATCGGGTACCAGGCAGTTCCTGCTCGCTCAGGTGGGCACGCTTTCCAACTGGAAGCGATATGACAATGGTGCTGGCGCTGAATTCCCGGATTTTACCGAAAGCAATCCTGTGTACGGATGGACCGCAAACGGCCTTGCCAATTTCACACTCGAATACTGTAATCCGCCTTCGGCTATCGCCACTTCACTGAGCACTTACCATTCGGTCAGGATCTCGTGGAATGCGCCGCTAATCGCCCCGGCAAACGGATACCAGGTATATTACACTACTGTTGCCGGAGTGCCATCCGCCAGTATTCCTGTGACCAATGCTACAACCAATACATATTATGATATCGACGGACTGACATCAGGTACAACCTACCGCATCTGGGTGAGGTCCGTTTGCGGAACCAATCCTCCGGTCGGAGACTGGATGGATGGCGGTACCTATACACCACCGGCACCAGGCTGTGTGAACGGCAGCCTGTCTCCGCAAAATACATTCACCCCAAATTGTGACGGTGGTTCACAAGTAATTACGGCCAGTGCCCTGGCAGGAGAATATTCCAATGTAAACATACAGTCTGACCGTAGTTATATCTTCAGTACGACACGTGCTACAGATTTTATCACAATCACCAACAGCACCGGGACTACTGTATATGCTTATGGCACTACACCACTGAATTGGTATTCGGCCAGCCGCACCGGCACAATAAGGTATTACATCCACAAAAGTGATTTGTGTACCAATGATTTTACGATCCGTACGAAAATGATAGCGTGCCAGACACCAGGAACGTGCAGTCCGCCGCATTACCTGACGTCCAGCGACATTACTTCACAAACCGTAAAAATCTCATGGGAACAGGCTCCGTTTCCACCTTCAGGCGGAAGCCAGGTGTATGTTTCCACGTCAAACACCGCACCATCGATCAATTTACCGATTACGACGAACACTACTGCCGGTAATTCCCTTACGATTAACGGACTGAATTCGGCAACAGTGTATTACTACTGGGTACGATCAATTTGTTTCGATGCTGGGTTTAACTGGGTATACGGTGGAAGTTTCACTACGAAATTCCCGGGATGTACCAATGGTTCACTGTACCCGCAGACTACCTTTACGCCATCCTGTATTGGTCGTCAGACCATTACCACTGCGGCTTATGCCGGAGAGTATACGAACGTCAATGTAACGGAAACGGTATATACTTTCTCCAGCTCGAATGCTTCAGATTACATCACTATAACAAACGACGATGCCACGCAGATCCTTGCTTACGGTACCACCCCGCTGGTATGGGAATCTGGATTTGAAGGTACGATCCGCTATTACCTCCATACGGGTTTTGCCTGCGGGATGCAGGCTCAGAACAGGGCGAGGTATATCGCTTGTGGGGAAGCCCCGCCATGTGCGCCGCCTTCCAACCTGGGCGTGGTCGCTTCGTCGATCACTTCGGAGAACTTGCTCCTGACCTGGGACAGCCCTAACTATGTACAGTTATACACTTCCACGCAAAACACGCCACCATCGGCTTCGGAACCTTTTATTACTGCATATGACCCGACAGGTACCTTCCTTACCGGCCTGACACCGGCTACGACGTATTATTTCTGGATTCGCTCCGCCTGTGATGGTAATTTCAGCGAATGGATTGCCGGCCCGTCTTTTGCTACGATTGCTACTGTAACCCCAGGCTGTAACGGCGCGAAATACGGACAGTATCCACAGGCTGCGTATGCTCCGCAATGCACCGGTACGCAGGAATTGATTTCCGACTCAAGCTGGGCAGGTGAGTTCACAAACGTCAATGTTGCAGGCAACAAGATGTATACTTTCGGAAGTTCCGTTGCGACAGACTATATTACGATTACCAATCAAAACGGTACCCAGCTTTTAGCGTACGGTACGACCCCGGTTGTTTGGAATTCAGGCTCTTATTCCGGAATTATCCGCTACCACCTGAACCTGGATCAAAACTGCGGTTCCGAGACTGTCACAAGAAGCCGGTTCATCACCTGCGAGGCCGCGCCTTGCTTCACGACCTCCGAGGAAACGATAACTGCCTGCGATAATTATAACTGGAATGGGATTACCTATACCGCTTCAGGAGATTATACCAGTCAAACCACCAATGAAGATACCGGTTGCGTTAATACCGCGACGCTGCACCTGACCATTAATAGCAGTACGGCTTCATCGGAAAGCGTGACTGCCTGTGATGCTTATGAGTGGCATGGTACAGTGTATACTGAGACCGGCGATTATACTTTTGAAAATACGAATGCCTCCGGCTGTGCGAATATCGAAACATTGAACCTGAGGATCAACCACAGCACTTCTTCGGAAGAAACGGCTGAAGCATGTTCTGAATATTATTGGAATGGCCAATCGTATAGTGAAAGCGGCGATTACATTTTTACAACTACAAATGTATCCGGCTGCACGCACACGGCGACACTGCACCTGACGATACACCATGGTTCGGAAATGACTGAGGAGGTGACTGCGTGTGATTCTTACTCCATTTTTGGCACAACACTTACCGAATCCGGAATTTACGGTTTCGACACATACAATGAATGGGGCTGTGAGTCTACGAAGATCATATACCTGACCATCAATCATAGTACAACGTCTGAAGAGTCGGCTACAGCTTGTGATTCGTATCAATGGCACGATACCACTTACACTGAAAGTGGTGATTACAGCTATGAAGGCACAAATGTCTTCGGTTGTAAACATGTGGAAACATTACACCTCACCATCAATCACAACTCCACGACATGGGAAGATGCAACGGCGTGTAATTACTATGTATGGCACGGGGTAACCTATACCGAGACCGGTAATTATACTTATGGAAGTACCAATGCATCGGGATGTACGAACATGGCGAATCTGCACCTTCAAATCAATCACAGCACCACCACATCTGAAGAGGCTGTAGCCTGCGATTCATACAACTGGCACGGGACAACCTACACTGCAAGCGGTGATTACACTCACACCAGCACCAATGCTTCAGGTTGTACCAATGTGTCTACACTGCACCTGACGATCAACCACAGTACAAGTGCATCTGAAGCAGCCACGGCCTGCGATTCGTATGATTGGCATGGTGTAAACTATACGGAAAGCGGTGATTACACGTTTGAAAGCACCAATGCTTCAGGTTGTACCAATGTGTCTACGCTGCACCTTACCATCAATCACAGCACCACAACTTGGGAAGATGCCACGGCCTGTAACTCTTATGTATGGCACGGGGTAACTTTTACCGAAACTGGTAATTACACCTACGCTGGCACCAATAGTTCGGGCTGTACACATATTGCAAATCTCCACCTGACGATCAACCACAGTACAACGATTTCCGAAACGGTAACGGCCTGCGGATCATATGCATGGTATGGGACTACTTATACTGCCAGCGGCGATTATACCCATACGGGTACCAACAGCTCAGGCTGCACTGAAACCGCCACACTGCACCTTACGGTAAACCATACGCCTGCCCCGACGGCAAGCTCACAGTCGTTCTGCAGCGGCAGCATCGCAAACCTGACGGCTGCAGGCACCAACATCAGATGGTACGGCACCGCTTCGGGCGGCACGGCCCTGAGCACCGATACGGCCCTTGAACAGGGTACCTATTACGCCACACAAACCCTCAACGGCTGCGAAAGCCCAAGGACTTCGGTAAGCGTTACGATCCAGGTAGCCATGCCATCGGCGCCGTCACCGCAAACGTTCCTTTGCGGTGCGAGAAGGACCAACCTTTCGGCTACAGGCACTACACTGAGATGGTACACCACCGCCACGGGCGGCACGGCCATGGCCTCGGCAGACCTGCTTGCCACGGGCACCTATTATGTTACCCAGACCATCGACGGCTGCCAAAGCTCGAGAAGGGCAGTGGAAGTGATCATAAACACGATCGCCCCACCGACGGCAAACGACCAGACCTATTGCTATAATGGCACCGTAGCGAACCTTATGGCCACCGGCACCGATATCAGATGGTATGCCACGGCTACGGGCGGTACGGCATTGGCCACCACCACGACTCTTACCGCAGGCACCTATTACGCCTCACAGAAGACAGGCACTTGCGAGAGCCCAAGGATACCAATCAATGTGACGCTTTCCGGACCTGCACTCCCTGATGCGGCCTCACCACAGACCTATAACTGCGGTGCAAGAAGGACGAGCCTTACCGCTACGGGTACCGGACTCAAATGGTACACGACCGCCACGGGCGGCACGGCCATGCTGTCCTCAACACAGCTTGTTGCGGGATCGTATTATGTAAGCCAGACCATAGACGGCTGCGAGGGCGCGAGAAAAGAAGTACAGGTAACGATTACATACCCGACCCCACCTACGGCATCCACACAGGTGTTCTGTACGGCGGCCACGGTGGCGAACCTTTACGCCACGGGCACAGGCATCAAATGGTATGCGACAGATACGGATACCACGCCTTTGGCATCATCCACACCGCTTTCCAGCGGGACCTATTACGCTTCACAGACCAACTCGATGATGTGCGAGAGCACACGCACGGCGGTACAGGTGATCACGGGCGGTGCACCTATGCCTGATGCCCCATCGCCACAATCGTTCGTCTGCGGAACGAAGAGGCCGGCCCTTACGGCAACGGGCAGTTCATTGCTTTGGTACACCGTACCGACTGCAGGCACGGCACTGTCCTCAACAGCAGTGCTTGTCACGGGGACTTACTATGTCAGCCAGACCATCAACGGCTGCGAGAGTGCCAGAAGGGCGGTATCGGTAACGATCACGAACCCTGCGGCACCATCGGCATCGGCACAGACCTTATGCTCGGGATCCACAGTGGCTAACCTTACGGCAAACGGCACCGGCCTTAAATGGTACAGCACCCCGACGGGCGGCCCGGCGTTGGCTTCTACTGCTCAGGTTACTGCCGGGACTTATTATGTATCGCAAGGTTCAGGCATCTGCGAGAGCGATCGTACTGCGGTAAGCGTGACGATCAATACGATTGCCATGCCTGATGCGCCATCACCACAGGTATTCAGTTGTAACGTGAAGAGGCCTGCCCTTACCGCTACGGGAACAAGCCTGTTGTGGTATACGGTGGCAACGGGCGGCACGGCATTGTCCTCGACGGCGCAGCTTGCTACGGGAACGTATTATGTGAGCCAGACCGTTGACGGCTGTACCAGCGCCAGGCGTGCGGTATCGGTGACGGTGAACGCTACGGCGCCACCGTCGGTATCGGACCAATCGCTTTGCCAGGGCAGATTCGTAAGCGACCTTACTGCTACGGGTACAGCACTGAGGTGGTATGCTGCGTCGAGCGGCGGGACACCGTTGGCACCATCGGTGCAGCTTACGGCAGCAACCTATTATGTGACCCAGACGATCAATGGCTGCGAGAGCCTCAGGTCGGCATCGAACGTGACACTGATGCCATGTGCGGTGAGGATGCCTGAGACGGCTAAGGATGATACCACATCGAATGACGATATTACTTCAGCGTACCACATCAGGATATTCCCTAACCCGACGGCTTCGGTGATCAACATCAAATCGGATGGTGATTTCAAAGTGGAGCGGGTGGTCATCCTGGATTCAGCGGGAAGGGTAGTGCTGGAGCAATCCGGACCGGACCAGGTGGATGTATCACGATTCGCAAGAGGGGTGTATATCCTCCAGGCATTCTCAGGAGAGCAGCGCTACCAGGCGAAGTTCATTAAGGAATAA